In Aquipuribacter hungaricus, the following are encoded in one genomic region:
- a CDS encoding pyridoxal phosphate-dependent aminotransferase yields MTTTGTTGTAAPDAGPLVRRMRGFGTTIFAEMSALATATGAVNLGQGFPDFDGPAVMLEAARQAISDGLNQYPPGPGTPQLREAVAAHQQRWYGIAYDPVTEVVVTAGATEAVTAAVLALCEAGDEVVVLDPLYDSYAASVALAGAVVRAVPLRPDEGGRFVWDEAELRAAFGPRTRMLLLNSPHNPTGTVLGREELALLAALCVEHDVWAVCDEVYEHLVLDGEHLPLATFPGMAGRTLQVGSAGKTFSCTGWKVGWVCGPAPLVAAVLRVKQYLTFTGGSPFQPAVALALGLEDAFFDGFAADMRGKRDRLSAGLAVAGFGVGTSQGTYFLVADVTPVVPAVLGEGAEVDGLAFCRALPERCGVVAVPVQVFYATPGEGRHLVRFTFGKRDEVLDEGVRRLAALRG; encoded by the coding sequence GTGACGACGACAGGGACGACCGGGACGGCGGCGCCGGACGCCGGGCCGCTCGTGCGCCGGATGCGCGGCTTCGGCACGACGATCTTCGCGGAGATGTCGGCGCTGGCGACGGCCACCGGCGCGGTCAACCTCGGGCAGGGCTTCCCCGACTTCGACGGTCCCGCGGTCATGCTCGAGGCCGCGCGGCAGGCGATCAGCGACGGGCTCAACCAGTACCCGCCCGGCCCCGGGACGCCGCAGCTGCGCGAGGCCGTGGCCGCGCACCAGCAGCGCTGGTACGGCATCGCCTACGACCCGGTCACCGAGGTCGTCGTCACCGCCGGCGCCACCGAGGCGGTCACCGCGGCCGTGCTCGCGCTCTGCGAGGCCGGCGACGAGGTCGTCGTGCTCGACCCGCTCTACGACTCCTACGCCGCCTCGGTCGCGCTGGCGGGCGCCGTCGTGCGGGCGGTGCCGCTGCGGCCCGACGAGGGCGGCCGGTTCGTCTGGGACGAGGCGGAGCTGCGCGCGGCGTTCGGGCCGCGCACCCGGATGCTCCTGCTCAACTCCCCGCACAACCCGACGGGCACCGTGCTCGGGCGCGAGGAGCTGGCGCTGCTGGCGGCGCTGTGCGTCGAGCACGACGTCTGGGCGGTGTGCGACGAGGTGTACGAGCACCTGGTGCTCGACGGGGAGCACCTGCCGCTGGCGACCTTCCCGGGGATGGCGGGGCGCACCCTGCAGGTCGGCTCGGCGGGCAAGACGTTCTCGTGCACCGGCTGGAAGGTCGGGTGGGTGTGCGGCCCGGCGCCGCTGGTCGCCGCCGTCCTGCGGGTCAAGCAGTACCTCACCTTCACCGGCGGCAGCCCGTTCCAGCCGGCCGTGGCGCTCGCCCTGGGCCTCGAGGACGCCTTCTTCGACGGGTTCGCCGCGGACATGCGGGGCAAGCGGGACCGGCTCTCGGCGGGTCTCGCCGTGGCCGGGTTCGGCGTCGGGACCTCGCAGGGCACGTACTTCCTCGTCGCGGACGTCACCCCCGTGGTCCCCGCGGTCCTGGGCGAGGGGGCGGAGGTCGACGGCCTGGCGTTCTGCCGGGCGCTGCCGGAGCGCTGCGGGGTGGTCGCCGTCCCCGTGCAGGTGTTCTACGCGACGCCGGGGGAGGGACGGCACCTCGTCCGGTTCACCTTCGGCAAGCGCGACGAGGTGCTCGACGAGGGCGTCCGGCGGCTCGCGGCCCTGCGGGGCTGA
- a CDS encoding phosphoheptose isomerase has product MLLPPNRLVHFYAGGEAITALRGVPAPDGRSPEEWVASTTTRHGEASTGLSPLPGGGLLRDAVAADPDGWTGGVLPGGPGDVGVLVKLLDAGQRLPVHVHPDRVFASSHLGSCYGKTEAWYVLDAVPGARVHLGWRDDVDPDDLARAVLAEDSGWMLDRMHAVDVVPGDVVLVPAGTVHAIGAGIFVVEVQEPSDFSLLLEHVGFSGPEEAFLGLDVAGAVAATGTRALPPGDLAGLCRHVPPGSTGPLPLRVLPEQADPFFAADLLGPGGASVDVPAGFGILVVLDGSGVAVCADGGVAVSRGDVLAVPHGAGAWQLTGEVTAVLCRPSAAGTA; this is encoded by the coding sequence GTGCTGCTGCCGCCCAACCGTCTGGTCCACTTCTACGCCGGCGGGGAGGCCATCACCGCCCTGCGCGGCGTCCCGGCCCCGGACGGACGGAGCCCCGAGGAGTGGGTCGCCTCCACGACGACCCGTCACGGGGAGGCCTCGACCGGGCTCAGCCCGCTGCCCGGTGGCGGGCTGCTGCGCGACGCGGTGGCCGCGGACCCGGACGGCTGGACGGGCGGGGTGCTGCCGGGTGGTCCCGGTGACGTGGGTGTCCTCGTCAAGCTGCTCGACGCCGGCCAGCGGCTGCCGGTCCACGTGCACCCGGACCGGGTCTTCGCCTCCTCGCACCTCGGCTCCTGCTACGGCAAGACCGAGGCCTGGTACGTGCTCGACGCCGTGCCGGGCGCCCGGGTGCACCTGGGCTGGCGCGACGACGTCGACCCCGACGACCTGGCCCGCGCGGTGCTCGCCGAGGACAGCGGCTGGATGCTCGACCGGATGCACGCGGTCGACGTCGTGCCCGGGGACGTCGTGCTGGTCCCCGCGGGCACGGTGCACGCCATCGGTGCCGGCATCTTCGTCGTGGAGGTCCAGGAGCCGTCGGACTTCTCGCTGCTGCTGGAGCACGTCGGCTTCTCCGGCCCGGAGGAGGCGTTCCTCGGGCTCGACGTCGCGGGAGCGGTGGCCGCGACCGGCACGCGGGCGCTGCCGCCGGGAGACCTGGCCGGTCTGTGCCGGCACGTGCCGCCCGGCTCGACGGGGCCGCTGCCGCTGCGGGTCCTGCCCGAGCAGGCCGACCCCTTCTTCGCCGCGGACCTGCTGGGCCCGGGCGGGGCGTCCGTCGACGTCCCCGCCGGGTTCGGCATCCTCGTCGTCCTGGACGGCAGCGGCGTGGCCGTCTGCGCGGACGGCGGGGTGGCCGTGTCCCGCGGGGACGTGCTGGCGGTCCCGCACGGCGCCGGGGCCTGGCAGCTCACCGGGGAGGTCACGGCCGTGCTGTGCCGCCCGTCGGCGGCCGGCACGGCCTGA
- a CDS encoding nitrilase-related carbon-nitrogen hydrolase → MTTLRAALCQVASPSDPAGSLALVADPVAAAAGAGAQLAVLPEAAMARFGTPLAAVAQPLDGPWAQEVRRLAHAAGVVVVAGMFVPATDGRVHNTLLVTGPGVEDRYDKVHLFDAFGVRESETVAPGSRLVTVDVAGVRVGLATCYDLRFPALFTALARSGAEVVVVPASWGDGPGKAEQWELVVRARALDSTSWLLACDQAEPTTAGLEPVPGAAGGIGRSLAVSPLGEVRDRLGAAPGVLVVDVTTEEVAAARERLPVLQHARPLPGV, encoded by the coding sequence GTGACGACGCTGCGGGCCGCGCTGTGCCAGGTGGCCTCGCCGTCGGACCCCGCCGGCTCGCTCGCCCTCGTCGCCGACCCCGTCGCGGCCGCCGCCGGTGCCGGGGCGCAGCTCGCCGTGCTGCCCGAGGCGGCCATGGCCCGGTTCGGTACCCCGCTGGCCGCGGTCGCCCAGCCGCTCGACGGGCCGTGGGCGCAGGAGGTCCGGCGGCTGGCGCACGCGGCCGGCGTGGTGGTGGTCGCCGGGATGTTCGTCCCCGCCACGGACGGCCGGGTGCACAACACTCTGCTCGTCACGGGGCCCGGCGTGGAGGACCGTTACGACAAGGTGCACCTGTTCGACGCGTTCGGGGTGCGGGAGTCGGAGACCGTGGCGCCGGGGTCCCGGCTGGTGACCGTCGACGTCGCGGGCGTGCGGGTCGGGCTGGCGACCTGCTACGACCTGCGCTTCCCGGCGCTGTTCACCGCGCTGGCCCGCTCGGGCGCCGAGGTCGTCGTCGTGCCCGCGTCGTGGGGCGACGGGCCGGGCAAGGCCGAGCAGTGGGAGCTCGTGGTGCGGGCGCGCGCCCTGGACAGCACCTCGTGGCTGCTCGCCTGCGACCAGGCCGAGCCGACGACCGCCGGGCTGGAGCCGGTGCCGGGCGCCGCCGGCGGTATCGGGCGCTCCCTCGCGGTGTCGCCGTTGGGCGAGGTCCGCGACCGGCTCGGGGCGGCCCCCGGCGTCCTCGTCGTCGACGTGACCACCGAGGAGGTCGCCGCCGCCCGCGAGCGGCTGCCGGTCCTGCAGCACGCCCGCCCCCTGCCCGGCGTCTGA
- a CDS encoding NAD(P)/FAD-dependent oxidoreductase gives MSRVDDGGRADVVVVGAGVVGASVAFHLAEAGADVVVLERDEPASGSSGKPVGGVRAQFSDPLNVTLGARSLQAYAAFGDRPGADIGLQRVGYLFLLPTEDDVGLFRASVAVQNALGVPSRLVGLDEAAALNPWLDTSRYAGAAWCDQDGWAHPAAVVRGYLDAASRLGARVRTRTEVTGVRRDGDRVTGVRTTAGTVATGTVVCCAGAWSQAVGAMAGVHLPVVPLRRQIALTGPPPARGARAPLPFTIDFGSTYYCHDAADTAVDPGAGLLLGIADPATRPGPDRSYDEAWLPTLRAAARRCTPGLADLPVRSGWAGLYEMTPDHDALLGRAAGVEGFLYATGFSGHGFLQAPAVGEVLRDLVLGVPPPVDVSALHADRFDGARPVRAEANII, from the coding sequence GTGAGCCGGGTCGATGACGGCGGTCGCGCCGACGTCGTCGTCGTCGGGGCCGGCGTGGTCGGTGCCTCGGTGGCCTTCCACCTCGCCGAGGCCGGGGCCGACGTCGTCGTCCTCGAGCGCGACGAGCCGGCCTCGGGCTCGTCGGGCAAGCCGGTGGGCGGGGTACGGGCGCAGTTCTCGGACCCGCTCAACGTGACCCTCGGGGCACGCAGCCTGCAGGCCTACGCGGCCTTCGGCGACCGGCCGGGCGCCGACATCGGCCTGCAGCGCGTCGGCTACCTGTTCCTGCTGCCCACCGAGGACGACGTCGGGCTGTTCCGCGCGAGCGTCGCGGTGCAGAACGCGCTGGGAGTGCCGAGCCGGCTGGTCGGGCTCGACGAGGCGGCGGCCCTCAACCCCTGGCTCGACACCTCCCGCTACGCCGGCGCCGCCTGGTGCGACCAGGACGGCTGGGCCCACCCGGCCGCGGTGGTCCGGGGGTACCTGGACGCGGCCAGCCGCCTGGGCGCCCGGGTGCGGACCCGGACCGAGGTCACCGGCGTGCGCCGCGACGGGGACCGGGTCACCGGCGTGCGCACGACCGCGGGCACGGTGGCCACCGGCACGGTGGTGTGCTGCGCGGGCGCGTGGTCGCAGGCCGTCGGCGCCATGGCCGGTGTGCACCTGCCCGTGGTCCCGCTGCGCCGGCAGATCGCGCTGACCGGGCCGCCACCGGCCCGGGGCGCGCGGGCGCCGCTGCCGTTCACCATCGACTTCGGCTCCACGTACTACTGCCACGACGCGGCGGACACCGCGGTCGACCCGGGTGCGGGCCTGCTGCTCGGCATCGCCGACCCTGCCACCCGGCCCGGTCCCGACCGCAGCTACGACGAGGCGTGGCTGCCGACGCTGCGGGCGGCCGCGCGCCGGTGCACGCCCGGGCTGGCCGACCTGCCCGTCCGCTCCGGCTGGGCCGGGCTGTACGAGATGACGCCGGACCACGACGCCCTCCTCGGCCGGGCCGCCGGGGTGGAGGGGTTCCTCTACGCCACGGGGTTCTCCGGCCACGGGTTCCTCCAGGCACCGGCCGTCGGCGAGGTCCTCCGCGACCTGGTGCTCGGGGTGCCGCCCCCGGTCGACGTCTCCGCGCTGCACGCCGACCGGTTCGACGGCGCGCGCCCGGTCCGCGCCGAGGCGA
- a CDS encoding SRPBCC family protein — protein sequence MSTQVDKTVEVDVPVTTAYNQWTQFESFPEFMGGITEVRQLSDTRLHWVAEIAGVKREWDAEITDQVPDTRVAWRATEGATNAGAVSFVPVGADRTQVTLHLEYEPEGVVEKAGDALGIVGKQAEGDLDRFKKYIEKKGVEEGGWRGSVAGSPVTPGVEDAAVTRGDDGKAGVSGKAVAAGVAAAVAGAAAVAGAAKKAKSSDDEATPERVEDFGTVDTAAPVAVNPSVVEPVLVEDPLDPLTDEPVPGPFTVEPGVGTDPGTGRV from the coding sequence ATGAGCACCCAGGTGGACAAGACCGTCGAGGTCGACGTGCCCGTCACGACCGCGTACAACCAGTGGACGCAGTTCGAGAGCTTCCCCGAGTTCATGGGCGGCATCACCGAGGTCCGCCAGCTGAGCGACACCCGCCTGCACTGGGTCGCCGAGATCGCCGGCGTCAAGCGCGAGTGGGACGCCGAGATCACCGACCAGGTGCCCGACACCCGTGTCGCCTGGCGCGCCACCGAGGGCGCCACCAACGCCGGTGCCGTGAGCTTCGTCCCGGTCGGCGCGGACCGCACGCAGGTCACGCTGCACCTGGAGTACGAGCCCGAGGGCGTCGTGGAGAAGGCCGGCGACGCGCTGGGCATCGTCGGCAAGCAGGCCGAGGGCGACCTCGACCGCTTCAAGAAGTACATCGAGAAGAAGGGCGTCGAGGAGGGTGGCTGGCGCGGGTCGGTCGCCGGCTCCCCCGTCACCCCCGGCGTCGAGGACGCCGCGGTCACCCGCGGTGACGACGGCAAGGCCGGCGTCTCCGGCAAGGCCGTCGCCGCCGGTGTCGCCGCTGCCGTGGCCGGTGCGGCCGCCGTGGCCGGTGCCGCCAAGAAGGCGAAGTCCTCCGACGACGAGGCGACCCCCGAGCGCGTGGAGGACTTCGGCACCGTCGACACCGCCGCCCCCGTCGCGGTCAACCCGTCGGTCGTGGAGCCCGTCCTCGTCGAGGACCCGCTGGACCCGCTGACCGACGAGCCCGTCCCCGGCCCGTTCACGGTCGAGCCCGGCGTCGGCACCGACCCCGGCACCGGCCGGGTCTGA